GCTGTCGGGGTCGGTGCACTGGACCAGCAGCACTGCTCCGGTGCCGGACAGTTTGGGCCCGAGGTCCGGATCCTGGTAGGCCTTCTCGAAGATTCCGCCGACGTAGGTGAACAGGTCCTTCTCATCAGTGAAGCTGGGCACGTTTCGAACCTTTCGATGGGGGAGGACCGCTGATCGGTCCCCCACAAGATGGGGTGAAGTGTTCAGGGGACGACGATGTCCTCGTCGCTGAAGTAGAACGAGGCGCCGCCGCTGGCGAAGTTGACAAGATCTGCAGCTGCATTCCGCCCTTCCGGTGAAGCGAAACCGGCGATGGCATCGTCCTTGGATGCGAAGTAGATCTGTGCCAGGAAATAAGCAGCCGGCTCGGTGCCGTCGAGGGATTCGCACTTGCCTCCGGCGAACCGCTGGACGCCGGGGATCTTTCCTGCCAGGGGCAGATGGGTCGTGGTGTAGTACTCGTCGAACTCGGCAGGAGCGGTCGGATGACCATAGGTGATGGTGACGCGGTACATGACGTCGTCCTTACTGGTCAGGGGCGGTCGGCCGGAATGGGATTCTGTGCCGGATCCCATTCGACGAGGACGTGCTCAGGTCCTCGGAACGAGGTGTTGGGCAGATAGGTGTATTGCTGGCCTTCGACCAGGCGCATGTGAGGCAGACGTCGGGCGAGCTCGCCGATGAAGATCCGCATCTCCTGGCGCGCCAGGGTGGCCCCCATGCAGGTGTGTGTGCCGAGTCCGAAGGTCAGATGCCGCCGAGCATTCGGGCGGTCGAGGTCGAAGACGTCGGGTTCGGGGAAGACGGAGTCGTCGCGGTTCGCCGACGAGGTGACGATCAACAGCCGCGAACCTGCCGGGATCTCGACCCCGCCGACCGTCG
This window of the Rhodococcus pyridinivorans genome carries:
- a CDS encoding EthD family reductase codes for the protein MYRVTITYGHPTAPAEFDEYYTTTHLPLAGKIPGVQRFAGGKCESLDGTEPAAYFLAQIYFASKDDAIAGFASPEGRNAAADLVNFASGGASFYFSDEDIVVP